One Paenisporosarcina sp. FSL H8-0542 genomic region harbors:
- the coaE gene encoding dephospho-CoA kinase (Dephospho-CoA kinase (CoaE) performs the final step in coenzyme A biosynthesis.), with translation MIIGLTGSIASGKSTISAMLKEKGYPIIDADLVARVVVEPGTVTLSDIECIFGKGVMNEDGTLNREALGQLIFHDPAKRKQLNDLMHPAIRAEMLRQRDELFESGEETLIMDIPLLFESRLQHFVDKILVVSVKEEIQLQRLMQRNSLSEEEAKARIQSQLPLSEKENGADAVIYNNGSIEQSKVQLERILAEWDV, from the coding sequence ATGATTATTGGATTAACAGGAAGTATTGCGAGTGGAAAAAGTACAATTTCAGCAATGTTAAAAGAAAAAGGCTATCCCATTATTGATGCGGATCTTGTAGCTCGAGTGGTCGTAGAACCTGGTACCGTAACATTGTCAGACATTGAATGCATATTTGGCAAAGGGGTAATGAATGAGGATGGCACATTAAACCGAGAAGCACTGGGGCAGCTCATTTTTCATGATCCAGCAAAAAGGAAACAGCTCAACGATTTGATGCATCCAGCCATTCGTGCAGAAATGCTGCGACAGAGAGATGAACTTTTTGAGAGTGGGGAAGAAACGTTGATTATGGATATCCCGCTTCTTTTTGAAAGTCGACTCCAACATTTTGTTGATAAAATACTGGTTGTCTCCGTAAAGGAAGAGATACAGCTACAGAGATTGATGCAGCGTAATTCGTTGTCTGAGGAAGAAGCTAAGGCAAGAATTCAGTCCCAATTACCACTTTCCGAAAAAGAAAACGGTGCGGATGCGGTCATATATAATAATGGGTCAATCGAACAATCAAAAGTTCAATTAGAGCGTATACTAGCTGAGTGGGACGTATAA
- the mutM gene encoding bifunctional DNA-formamidopyrimidine glycosylase/DNA-(apurinic or apyrimidinic site) lyase has translation MPELPEVEGVVNSLKPVATGKTIESVKLSAVLEVSRQAGKQAIVKGSELKHFKQALENAQITQIVRRSKYIYFHLLKDQQDLLLVNHLGMTGAWFYVQETADITEDKFRKHIHVVLTLDDGMLLVYADIRRFGEMRLLDSEDQFPPLLLMAPEPFAESALNHFIDMSSLSKYQNKSIKETIMDGQVISGCGNIYATEALFRMQIHPGRKVKRISQKRLILLFQTIVDVLNESISAGGSSISDYRNINGEAGAMQNRLSMYGKKQCPNCLIPTKQVVLGGRNSWYCPSCQR, from the coding sequence ATGCCTGAATTACCTGAAGTAGAGGGAGTCGTTAACTCCCTCAAACCGGTAGCTACCGGGAAGACCATTGAATCTGTTAAACTATCCGCCGTTCTAGAGGTTTCAAGACAGGCGGGAAAACAAGCCATTGTTAAAGGCTCAGAGCTTAAACACTTCAAGCAAGCACTCGAAAATGCTCAAATCACTCAGATCGTAAGAAGGTCTAAATATATTTATTTTCACTTACTAAAAGATCAACAAGATTTACTATTAGTAAATCATTTGGGAATGACCGGTGCATGGTTTTATGTCCAGGAAACTGCAGACATCACAGAAGATAAGTTCAGAAAACATATTCATGTCGTATTAACATTAGATGACGGCATGCTTTTGGTATATGCAGACATTCGGAGATTCGGCGAAATGCGTTTACTGGATTCAGAAGATCAATTTCCTCCATTATTGTTAATGGCACCCGAACCATTTGCGGAGTCCGCATTAAATCATTTTATTGATATGTCCTCGCTCTCTAAGTATCAAAATAAGTCCATAAAAGAAACAATCATGGATGGACAAGTTATTTCTGGATGTGGCAACATCTATGCCACTGAAGCTTTATTTCGAATGCAAATACATCCGGGCAGAAAAGTGAAGCGTATTAGTCAAAAAAGACTTATTCTCCTTTTTCAAACGATTGTCGATGTGTTGAACGAAAGCATATCTGCAGGAGGAAGCTCCATTTCAGATTATCGGAATATTAATGGGGAAGCAGGGGCCATGCAAAATCGCTTGTCCATGTATGGCAAGAAACAATGCCCTAATTGCTTGATTCCTACAAAACAAGTTGTACTTGGAGGACGAAACTCTTGGTATTGTCCTTCGTGTCAACGATAG